The Bacteriovorax sp. Seq25_V genome has a window encoding:
- a CDS encoding peptidylprolyl isomerase, which translates to MFFVLFLCSCTKNKETFSPEETISPEISLNAFDLETDNDGLSRTKAVLKTVHGNISFKFYPKSAPNTVTRLLQLINEGFYDGLSFHRVIPGFVIQTGDPTGSGKGGSGNILKAEINELQHIKGTIAMARSHNNIDSADSQFYISLSSLPHLDGKYTIFGQVIEGIDVLDKIQKGDKILSIQIIR; encoded by the coding sequence GTTCTTGTACAAAGAATAAAGAGACATTTTCACCTGAAGAGACAATTTCACCTGAAATTTCCTTGAATGCTTTCGATCTTGAGACTGATAATGATGGATTATCTCGTACAAAAGCAGTCTTAAAGACAGTGCATGGTAATATTTCATTCAAATTCTACCCAAAATCAGCACCAAATACGGTTACTCGTCTATTACAACTTATAAATGAAGGTTTTTATGATGGCCTTTCATTCCATAGAGTTATACCAGGCTTCGTTATTCAGACAGGTGATCCTACAGGCAGTGGGAAAGGGGGTTCCGGCAATATTTTGAAGGCGGAAATCAACGAGTTACAGCACATAAAGGGAACTATCGCAATGGCTAGAAGTCATAATAATATAGATAGTGCCGATTCACAGTTCTATATATCACTATCATCACTTCCTCATCTAGATGGGAAGTACACTATTTTTGGACAGGTTATAGAAGGGATTGATGTACTAGATAAGATTCAAAAGGGTGACAAGATACTTTCTATTCAAATTATCAGATAA